A section of the Xiphias gladius isolate SHS-SW01 ecotype Sanya breed wild chromosome 10, ASM1685928v1, whole genome shotgun sequence genome encodes:
- the sobpa gene encoding sine oculis-binding protein homolog A — protein MAEMEKEGRPPENKRSRKPAHPVKREINEEMKSFAENTMNELLGWYGYDKVELRDSDNLEIGETPQHISVLKENLLPKIPASTESGEGSPDRANSSQSLPASRNGVTEPSTTPSTSTPSTKDHGNLPIIVPMIPPPLIKPPADEDTSNVQIMCAWCQKVGVKRYSLSMGSELKSFCSEKCFAACRRAYFKRNKARDDDGLGGKLPQNSFTQDTPRLVFKTNSDVLVCDWCKHIRHTKEYLDFGAGERRLQFCSAKCLNQYKMDIFYKETQAALPGALCNPGHGPGGEGKPECSGGVQLLTPESWGTPLTDLRRKAPSPGGPSTTSALAPSTSSATSPSDTAAICSPSSSSSAKIPTPRPHESPTLPPPPVPTLHPPVGVPSGSPPMVMTPRGPMPLPLFMEHQMMQQIRPPFLRPSAHPAGPNSPLSNPIIPGIGPPPPPRTLGPASSPMHRPLLSPHVHPSSNPNPGMIPPHPGLPMPGLPPFPPVNMMPNGPIPLPPMMNFGMPTLAPLVPPPTLLVPYPVIVPLPVPIPIPIPIPMNPKTSSEQLESNGSVRSAPESSEASVSRPHSPGFSGGDRGEQKLEPAGAERFSPVRSERSRAVLVDLAVKAEENSTNLCLTSSPRLMDGVIDLTVGQWSCQQQVIQRMLPGVQVKVETEAESRSPPAAGLGREGKGSRDGGGGVLSQGFFSAPQLESATHPNTLESSGLPSSNNSPSCNADPPVSQLIPSISNLTPPPLPSTARTQPQPLPQLQTKPGAPCNVIVNGTGWHSLLTPPFESCPDRKADGVAGEGEAEEQPANGELEHEALKENNCSAGDWEPGKRGSVQDEMANTVEGKPDPDSNLEEGEHAYALPLLSTGGCVVIQPVPKPGADKTAILSCSISTPLSAAGSPELEPPLKRRCLRIRNQNK, from the exons AGTTTTGCAGAGAACACCATGAACGAGCTCCTGGGCTGGTACGGTTATGACAAGGTGGAGCTGAGAGACTCTGACAACCTGGAGATAGGGGAGACGCCACAGCACATCTCTGTCCTCAAAG AAAACTTGTTGCCAAAAATCCCAGCTTCAACAGAGAGCGGCGAAGGCTCTCCGGATCGAGCCAACAGCTCCCAGTCTTTGCCAGCCTCCAGGAATGGAGTCACAGAGCCCTCCACCACACCATCCACCTCCACGCCCAGCACCAAGGATCATGGCAACCTGCCCATCATAGTCCCCATGATCCCTCCGCCACTGATCAAGCCCCCTGCAG ATGAGGATACATCCAATGTGCAGATCATGTGTGCATGGTGCCAGAAAGTCGGTGTCAAACGCTATTCTCTGAGCATGGGGAGTGAGCTGAAGAGTTTCTGCAGTGAGAAGTGCTTCGCCGCCTGCCGCAGAGCCTATTTTAAGAGAAACAAG GCGAGAGACGACGATGGCCTCGGTGGGAAATTACCCCAGAACAGCTTTACTCAGGACACGCCCAGGCTTGTCTTCAAGACAAACAGCGATGTGCTT GTGTGTGACTGGTGCAAACATATTCGCCACACTAAGGAGTACCTGGACTTTGGTGCTGGTGAGCGGAGGCTGCAGTTCTGCAGTGCCAAATGCCTGAACCAATATAAGATGGACATTTTCTACAAGGAGACACAGGCCGCGCTGCCTGGAGCACTGTGTAACCCAGGACACGGGCCTGGTGGGGAGGGTAAGCCGGAATGCAGTGGAGGGGTACAGCTGCTCACTCCTGAATCCTGGGGAACACCATTAACGGACCTACGTCGGAAAGCTCCCTCACCAGGGGGGCCTTCCACCACTTCTGCTTTGGCCCCTTCCACTTCTTCTGCCACCTCACCCTCAGACACTGCTGCCATCTGctccccgtcctcctcctcctcagcgaAGATCCCTACACCCAGACCCCATGAGAGCCCCACACTTCCCCCTCCACCTGTTCCCACTTTGCACCCACCAGTTGGAGTTCCCTCTGGTAGTCCTCCCATGGTAATGACACCGCGGGGGCCTATGCCCCTGCCTCTGTTCATGGAGCATCAAATGATGCAGCAGATCCGTCCACCGTTTCTTCGCCCCTCTGCCCACCCAGCAGGGCCCAACAGCCCACTTTCAAACCCTATCATCCCTGGTATTGGTCCACCACCTCCCCCAAGGACCCTTGGTCCAGCATCAAGTCCCATGCACAGGCCCCTGCTGTCTCCGCATGTCCACCCCTCATCCAATCCCAACCCTGGGATGATCCCCCCCCACCCTGGTCTCCCCATGCCAGGCCTGCCCCCTTTCCCCCCGGTCAACATGATGCCCAATGGACCCATCCCCCTGCCCCCAATGATGAACTTTGGCATGCCTACCTTGGCCCCATTGGTACCCCCACCAACTCTCTTAGTCCCTTACCCTGTCATTGTACCCCTCCCAGTCCCAATCCCTATTCCAATCCCAATTCCTATGAACCCCAAAACTTCCAGCGAGCAGCTGGAGAGCAATGGCTCTGTCCGCAGTGCTCCAGAGTCGTCAGAAGCCTCAGTTTCTCGGCCCCACTCTCCAGGCTTCTCTGGAGgtgacagaggagagcagaaattAGAACCAGCTGGTGCAGAGCGTTTCTCTCCTGTACGCTCAGAGAGAAGCAGGGCAGTGTTGGTGGACTTGGCTGTGAAGGCAGAGGAAAATTCGACCAACTTGTGTCTAACCAGCAGCCCAAGACTTATGGACGGTGTGATTGATCTAACTGTGGGCCAGTGGTCATGCCAACAGCAGGTAATTCAGAGGATGCTACCTGGGGTCCAGGTCAAAGTAGAGACAGAGGCTGAATCAAGATCTCCACCAGCTGCTGGGCtggggagggaaggaaagggcAGTcgtgatgggggggggggagtcctTTCCCAGGGCTTCTTCAGTGCTCCGCAGCTGGAGAGCGCCACACACCCAAATACACTGGAATCATCAGGCCTACCCTCCAGCAACAACAGCCCTTCTTGTAATGCTGATCCTCCAGTGAGCCAGCTAATCCCCTCTATCTCCAACCTTACCCCACCACCCTTACCCAGCACAGCACGGACCCAGCCCCAACCCCTACCCCAACTCCAGACTAAGCCTGGTGCCCCATGTAATGTCATAGTCAATGGTACAGGATGGCATTCGCTTCTCACTCCTCCCTTTGAGTCTTGCCCTGACCGAAAAGCAGACGGGGTtgcaggagaaggagaggcagaggagcagCCAGCCAACGGAGAGCTGGAGCATGAGGCACTCAAAGAGAACAATTGCTCAGCTGGAGATTGGGAGCCAGGGAAGCGGGGCTCGGTACAAGACGAGATGGCAAACACAGTAGAGGGTAAGCCAGACCCTGACTCCAACTTAGAAGAGGGCGAGCATGCCTATGCCCTGCCGCTGCTGTCTACCGGAGGCTGTGTGGTCATCCAGCCTGTGCCAAAGCCTGGTGCTGACAAGACAGCCATCCTGTCCTGTTCCATCAGTACCCCTTTATCAGCAGCCGGGAGCCCTGAGCTGGAGCCGCCGCTGAAGAGGAGGTGTCTGCGAATCCGCAATCAAAACAAATGA